DNA from Ignavibacteria bacterium:
TTGGGTACAGGTGCAGCTTTTATATTAAGTGTGATAAATACTTTCTTTCCGAGTTATTTGCTTGAAAGCGGACTTGAAGCAACAGTTTATTACGAAGCTGCTGCGGTGGTTATTACGCTTGTGTTACTTGGCAGATATTTTGAAGCAAAAGCAACGGGAAAAACATCCGATGCTTTGAAAAAGTTAATTAATCTTCAGCCAAAGATTGCAACGGTTATTCGTCTCGGGCAGGAACAGCAAATTCCTGTTAGCGATATTGTTGTCGGTTATATAATTTTGATTAAGCCGGGTGAAAGCATTCCCGTCGATGGAATTATTTCCGAGGGATATTCTGTCATTGATGAAAGCGCTGTAACGGGCGAACCGCTTCCTGTTGAGAAGAAAACAGGTGATACAGTGATTAGCGGAACGATTAATAAATCGGGCAGCTTCAAAATGAAAGCGCGGAAGGTCGGCTCCGAAACTATGCTGGCAAAAATCATTGAGCTTGTACGTGAGGCACAGGTTAGCAAAGCGCCGATTCAGAAAATCGCCGATAAAATTTCGGGTATTTTCGTCCCGGTAGTTTTGGTAATTGCTGTCATTACTTTTATAGTATGGATGATTGCGGGTCCGCTTCCGCCGTTTGCTTATGCGTTTGTTACTTCGGTTACCGTGCTTGTGATTGCGTGTCCGTGCGCGCTCGGGCTTGCGACACCGACTGCGATAATGGTCGGTATCGGCAAAGCGGCTAATCACGGGATTTTATTTAAGGATGCAGCAAGCTTAGAAAAATTCAGAACTGCAAATTGTATTTTAATGGACAAGACAGGAACAATCACCGAGGGCAAGCCGCAGGTTGAAAACGTTGAGTGGTTCGTGCCGTTTGATGATGTGAATAAATACTCACAGATTTTACTTTCGATTGAAAGCTTATCGGAGCATCCGCTTGCGAAATCGATTTCGGATTACTTCAAGAATCTAAAAATCGAAAAAATTTCTCTTGAAAAGTTTGATAACATTCCCGGCTCGGGAATTATTGCAGTTAGCAATAATGTAAAATATTATGTCGGCTCAAAACAGTTTGTAGTAAAAAATGAAAACTGGGTTCCGGATGAAAATAAAATCAAAGACGCAATCACGGGCTCGGTTGTTTATTTTGCTTCGGATAATGAACTGCTTGCGAGAGTTTTCATAAGCGATAAAGTTAAAGATACTTCTAAGCTTGCAATCTCGACTTTGCAGAGCGAAGGACTTGAGGTGTTCATGGCAACGGGTGATAACCGGATTACCGCAGAAAAAGTTGCAGGCGAGGTCGGAATAAATCCGCAGCATGTTTATGCGGGAGTAACACCTGATAAGAAAAATGAAATCGTGAAAGAGCTTCAGTCAAAGGGGAAAAAAGTTATTATGGTCGGTGACGGGATCAATGATTCGCCCGCGCTTGCGCAGGCGGATATCGGTGTTGCGGTCGGGAGCGGAACGGATATTGCAATCGAGAGCGCATCGGTCGTGCTGATGAAAAACGATTTGCTGAATCTTGTTTATGCGCTCAAGATTTCGAATCAGACAGTTAAGACAATTAAAGAAAATCTTTTCTGGGCGTTTATATATAATGTAATCGGCATCCCGATTGCCGCCGGAGTTTTATATCCGATTAACGGCTACCTGCTCAATCCAATGCTCGCCGGTGCCGCAATGGCATTTAGTTCGTTGTCAGTTGTGTTAAATTCGTTGAGGTTGAAGGCGAAGAAGTGAAACTTTTGTTGGGGTAGGACAGACATTCTTGTCTGTCCCGACAGGCAGGAATGCCTGTCGTACCCGTAATTTATTAGGTTCAAAACGAAAACAAATTATTTGCCACTACCTTTAGCTCATCTTCGCGCATGACGCTGTCGCAGCCGGCTTCGAATGCCTGTGATTTCAAAAACTCATTGTCTTTATAAAAAGCAATAAGTTTTTTGCTTGAGGTCGGGCATCTTTTGCGGAATTTTCTTATAAGGTCTATCACGTTCACATCTTTTAAATCCAAGTCAAGCAAAATCATATTTACGTTTTCATCACCGCTGCGCCTTATGTATTTTTCTTCGGTATCGACTTCTTCAAACGTAACCTGATGATTAAGCTTCGTCAGCGTAAGTGCAGTAATGCTTAATAAGTCGATTAAATCTTTTTTATCCGAAAAAATTAAAATTCGTCGTGTCATGTTATCAAATTTTTTTAATTTAAAATTAGTTCTCTTAAGTGCTTAATTTGTGCATCCGGGATTATTGGTTTATCATATTTCCATCGTTGCTGAGTTTCCACCCAGATTGCTTTTATTCCAATTGATTGTGCTCCCAATACATCTCTTATTAAGTGGTCTCCGACATAGACAATCTTTTCAAGCGGAACATCGAAATTTTTTACTGCTTCCTGAAAAATCTTTGGAGAGGGTTTTATAAAATTATGTTCAGAAGAAAAAACCACGACTTCAAACAAATCTGAAATACCTGCCGCATCAAATGCCTGTTTAAAAATTTTACTATTGGAACAGATGTTTGATATAATTCCAAGTTCATATTTTTTAGAAAGTTTTTTAAGAATATCAATATATTCCTGAGAGACAGTTCCGACTTCATGCAATTCAAACACCCGTTCTATTTTAAATTTTTCTTCCTCAGATAAATTTTTTGAGATTTCCAATCGATTAATATATTCGTGTATTGGAGGAATTGATTCAAAAAGCGTTTCGTTACGGCTTTCAGTTACCATTAATTTGAGAAGTTCACTAATTATCTTCTTAATTTCATCTGGATTTAAATTATTTCCTCCAATCTTTTTATAAGTTTCAAGATAATTTTCCTTTTCCGAAAACCTGTCAGTTCCAAACATAAAAGTGTTACAAACATCAAACAGCATTACTTCGCAATTATTAAGAATAGTATGCAGATTTTCGCTCATAATAACAGTTTTGACGAGTATTTTCGAGGTTTTTTCCCTTAAATCTTTCCTAAAAATTAGGTAATTTTATGGTTTATGTTAAGTCATTCCTACCCGTTGTTTGAATTTTCACAATTTCATAAAATAATAGAGTTTTCAATATAATAAATCAAAGGAGATATTTTAATTAATGAAAAAAATCGGAATACTGTTTGGCCAGGAAAATACATTTCCCCAGGCGTTTGTAGATAAAGTAAATTCAAAGTGTGAAGAGCGCGGCGAAAAAGATATAGTCGCCGAGTTCGTAAAAATAGATAAAGTTGTTCAGTCAGAGCCGACAGATTATGCGGTTATCATCGACAGAATTTCTCAGGATGTTCCTTTCTACCGCGGCTTTTTGAAAAATGCTGCAATTTCAGGAACAGCGGTTATCAATAATCCTTTCTGGTGGAGCGCTGATGAAAAGTTTTTCAACAATGCTCTTGCAGTTAAAGTCGGTGTGCCTGTTCCGAAAACAGTTCTGCTTCCTTCAAATGAAAATCCGCCTGATACCACAGGCAACTCTTTCAGAAATCTTGCATTCCCGTTAGACTGGGAAGGAATTTTTGATTACATCGGATTCCCTGCATACTTTAAACCGTTTTCAGGCGGCGGATGGAAGAGCGTTTATAAAGTTGAAAACCCTGAAGAATTTTTTAAAGCATACAACGAAACAGGTCAGCTTGTCATGATGCTTCAGGAAGAAATAAAATTTGAAAGCTACTTCAGATGCTATTGCATCGACAGACAAGATGTGCACTTAATGCCTTATGAGCCGAGAAACCCTCATCATTTAAGATACATCAGTGAAAGTCCGAACAAAGACCCGAAGCTTTTAGAAACAATCAGAGATTATGTTTTGAGATTGAACAATGCGCTTGGATATGATTTCAACACAGTTGAGTTTGCAGTCCGTGACGGCGTGCCGTATGCAATCGATTTCTGCAACCCAGCACCTGATGCTGATATAAACTCAATCGGTGAAGTTAACTTCAACTGGATTGTCGAAGCTGCATCGGAAATGGCAATCAGAAGAGCGAAAGCTTATAAGCCAGGACAGAACAACTGCACCTGGGGCGGATTCATCCAGAGCTTCGCAAATGATGAAAGTATCAACGACATCATTAAAAAAAAAAGCACTAAATCTGTATTGAAGAAGAAAGATAAAGAACCGAAAGAAAAGAAAGTCGGATAAGAAGAAGAAATAAATGTGAAGTTGTGAAATGGTGAAGTAGTGAAGCAATAAAGACAAGGATATACCAAAGAAACACGATAATTAGTTAAAAGATTTATATATTAACGACTGGGATTCCCGCCTGCGCGGGAATGACTTCATATAAAATAATATGCTTTACACATTAGGTATTGAAGAAGAATTTCAGATAGTTGACCCCGAAACACGGGAATTGCATTCTCACGTTCAGCAGATGTTTGATTCAGGAAAGCAGGTTTTAAAAGAAAATCTGAAACCCGAAATGCATCAGTCCGTTGTTGAAATTGGAACTGATATTTGTAAAGACATAAAAGACGCCCGCAGGCAGGTAACAAAGATGCGAAGCGACCTTGCGCAGATTGCAATTGCAAACGGAATGAGAATTGCTGCTGCGGGAACGCATCCGTTCTCTCACTGGCATGACCAGAAAATCACCGACCATCCAAGATACAGAGAAATCATAAACGAAATGCAGGAGACCGCACGCGCAAACTTAATTTTCGGTCTGCACGTTCACGTTGGTCTCGATAACCGTGAGCTTGGCGTGCAAATTATGAACGCTGCGAGATATTTTATCCCTCACATTTTTGCGTTATCAACTAATTCTCCTTTCTGGCTCGGAAGAGATACAGGTTTTAAATCTTACCGTGTAAAAGTTTTCGATAAATTTCCGAGAACAGGCATACCTGATTATTTCGCAAGTGTCGGTGAGCTTGATACTTTTACGAACCTGCTTGTAAAAACAAACTGCATAGACAACGCAAAGAAAATATGGTGGGATATCCGCTTGCATCCGATTTTTAACACACTTGAATTCCGCGCATGCGACGTTACGATGAGAATTGATGAAACGATTGCGATTGCCGCGCTTGTGCAGGCAGTCGTTGCAAAGCTTCACAAGCTTGTAAAGCAGAATCTCGATTTCAGGATTTACCGTCAGGCACTTATCATGGAAAACAAATGGCGTGCATCGAGATACGGAATTTCCGGAAAACTAATTGACTTCGGAAAACAAAAAGAAGTTGAGTTTGTTTCTCTTGCAAAGGAACTTCTTGAGTTTATCGATGACGTTGTTGATGAGCTTGGAAGCCGCGAGGAAGTAAGTTATATCTTCCGAATATTGCAAGAAGGAACAGGCGCTGACAGGCAGCTGCAAGTTTACAAAGAAACAGGCGATTTAAAAAAAGTCGTTGATTACATTATCGAAGAAACCCACAGGGGTTTAAAAATAAATTAACATTATTCATTTTATTATAATTACTCTAATTTTTCAAAATACTTATGCTCTCTGAAATTCAAAACATTACTTTTGACAGCGATCTTTCCGAAGGCGCAAAAAATGCAGTTAACACTTGTCTAAGACTAAAACCAAATGAAAGAGTTACGATTATTACCGATAACAATGCTCTTGAGATTGCGGCGGCGTTAGCTTCCGAAGTAAAAAAAGTCGGTTCAGAATATTCCGTTTTCGTAATGGAAGATTATGCACAGCGACCGCTGAAGCATATGCCTCAGCCGATTCTTGATGACCTTGCAAAGTCACAGGTGAGCATTTTTGCCGCACATCCTGAAACTGGGGAGCTTCGTTCAAGAATCGATATGACTGAAGTTGTCGATGCCAACAGAATAAGACACGCGCATATGGTGAACATAACGAAGCAGATTATGAACGAAGGCATGAGAGCTGATTTCTTAAAGATAGATGAGTTAAGCCAGAAATTAATTGAGAAAGCCAGAAGAGCAAAGTTTATCAAAGCTACTTCAGAAAACGGGACGAACATAGTCGGAGAGTTTTCACCAAACATAAAATGGCTTAAGACAAGCGGAATAATTTCAGTTGAAAAATGGGGAAATCTTCCCGGTGGTGAAATTTTTACTTCTCCTAAAAATGTTAATGGAATATTTGTTGTAGATGGTGTTGTTGGTGATTACTTATGTTCAAAGTATGGTGATTTGATTAATACACCTCTTACAATAGAAATTGAAAACGCACGCATCAAAAAAATGGAATGCGTAAATAAAGAATTACTCGAAGAGTTTACTGCATACACGATGACTGACGACAACAGCAACAGAGTCGGCGAGTTTGCAATAGGAACAAATCTTGCCTGCAAAAAAGTTATCGGAAATATATTGCAGGATGAAAAGCTTCCGACAATTCATATGGCGTTCGGACATCCGTATTCGAAATATACAGGCGCAGACTGGGTCTCGACTACTCATATTGACTGCGTGAGCATAAAAAACTCCATCTGGTTTGACTACGGTGATTCTGTTGAACAGGTAATGGACAAAGGAAAATTTTTAATATAATTTTTTAAAGTATTTATGAAAAATTTTTTACTGATTGTCTTATTCCTTTTTGCATTTGCATCATGCAGAGAAGCAATCAATAACAATAATCCTATAACCCCAACCAATAGTCCTCCTGATGTGCCTTCAAACCCAAATCCGGCAGACAATGCATCGAATATAGGACGATTTATTACAGTCAGCTGGCTGGGAGGTGACCCCGATGCATCTGATACGGTGAAATATGATGTTATTATGGGAACCGTTAATCCTCCTATAACAGTGGTTGAGAGTAATACTACGGCGACGATAGTTGATGTCGGCTTGGTTGCCGCGAATACAGTATTTTACTGGAAAGTTATTGCTAAGGATAACCATAATTCTTTCACTGAAAGTCCAATCTGGAAATTTACAACCGGTAATTAAAGTATGATTCCTGAGCTTCGAAAAAAATATAACGCCGAATTTACTTACGAAAAGTATAAAAAATTTTTAGAAGCCCTCGATAAAGAGTTTGATACAGAAATTGAATTCAGGATTTCTGAAACTCCGGTTTTTATAACTCCCAAATTTAAGAACGAACTAATTAAAGCTGCAGATGACATTCTGAATTTTCTGCAATCCGATAAATTTAAAGAAATTTCAAAAAAGGCAATTCCTCCCGGGCTTGAAGTTCCCAATGAAAGCGCTCATACTGATGTTCTTGCAATTGATTTTGCTGTTGGACTTGATAAAAATGGGAATTACATACCTCAGTTAATCGAGCTTCAGGGTTTCCCGTCACTTTATTGCTACCAGGAAATTTTAAATCAAAAGTTTAAAGAATACTTTAATATTCCTGAAAATTATGCTCATTATTTCAACGGGTTGAATCACGAAACTTACATTCAAAAGCTGAAAGAAGTTTTAATCGGTGACTCAAATCCCGAGAATGTAATACTTCTTGAAATCGAACCTGAAAAACAAAAGACATACATAGATTTTCTTGCAACAGAGCGAATGCTCGGTATAAGTCCAGTATGTCTCACCAAAATTCAGAAAGAAGGGAAGAAGTTGTTTTATGAAAAGAATGGAAAGAAAATTCCTATTGAAAGAATTTATAACCGTGTAATTTATGATGAGCTGAAGGGAAGAAAAGATATTAAATATAATTTTAAGTTTACAGAAGACCTTGATGTAAAATGGGTAACGCATCCAAACTGGTTTTTCAAAATAAGCAAATACTTGCTTCCGTTTATTGAAAGCAAGTATGTCCCGAAGAGTTATTTTGTGAATGAGCTGAAAGAAATTCCGTCTGATTTGGAAAATTATGTATTAAAACCTCTTTATTCTTTCGCAGGAGCAGGAGTTAAGTTCGATGTAACATCTGAGGACATCACGTCTATTCCCGAGAATGAAAAGCATAATTACGTTCTGCAAAGAAAAATAGTTTTTTCGCCCTGCGTGGAAACCCTTGATGAGCCTGCAAAAGCAGAGATTCGCCTGCTTGCCGTTTGGCCCCAGAACGGAAAACCCGAACTTATGATAAACTTAGTAAGGATGGGAAAAGGAAAAATGATGGGCGTGGATTTCAACAAAAACAAAACCTGGGTCGGTTCTAGTATAGGGTATTTTAAACAATGAATAAATGATTTTTCAGAAGTCATTCCCGCGAAAGCGGGAATCCCAGTTTAATTTCTAATAACTCATCAGTTCCACCAATTTCATAAAATAAATCTTTCCAGTTATTGTTTACTTTCTCAATTAACTCATTTTTCCAACTTCGATTCCATTTTTTTAATTGTTTTTCTCGTTCAATTGCTAATTCTACTCTTTCAAATTGTTCATAATAAATTAATCTATCAGTATTATATTGATATGAAAATCCTTTTATAGTTTTTTGTTTATGTTCAATAATGCGGCGTAATAAATTGTTAGTGACACCAATATATAAAACTTCATTGGATTTATTTGCTAAAATATAAACGAAGAAGTTTTTCATTTTTTATACTGGGATTCCCGCTTTCGCGGAATGACAAGTCTTTGATATTCATTCCCACCTGAACACCTTAATCGCAATCGCATAAACCACAATTCCCCAGATACATAAAATTCCGATTTCAGAACCGACGTCGAAAATTGATGCGCCTTCAAAAGAAATTTTTCTCAAAGCATCGTTCAAATATGTAAGAGGTAAAAAGTTACTAACCGGCTGAAGCCATGTAGGAAAGTTTGAAATCGGAAAAAATGTTCCCGCAAGCAAAAATTGAGGAAGCGTTATAAGGTTTGCAATTGCCGGCACTGAATTTTGGTTTGTGGCAACTCCCGAAACAACAAAACCAAAGCCAAGAAAAATTATGAGCGCGATTACGCATAGCAAAAGCATATTTATAAATGTTATGAATCCATTTACAAGAGTAAACCCGAAGATGTAATGCCCGAAGACAATCAAAATGATTGCGGTAAAAATCGAAAAGATTAACCTGCTCAGTCCCTCACCGCAGACGATTGCAAATCTGCTTACAGGAGTTGCAAAAAATCTTTTTATTACGAGTGTTTCTCTTAGTATCAAAAAAATAAACGCAGTCCCGAAAACTCCGGCGGAAAGCAAAGAAAATCCAAGCTGTCCCGGTAAAATGAAATCAATCATTTTATATCTACGCCCCTGAACGGTTTCTTCTTTCAGAACTGCAACAGGTCTGTCGATTTTTACTGTTGAGAGATTTACTTTATCGATTAATTGTGACAAAATCATTTTTAAAACATTTCCGCCTGTTGGTGATGCCGAGGTCATCTTCAGGTCAACAACATAACTTCCGTTTGCATCTTTCTGGATGCTCACCACCCCTTCAATTACACCCTTAGATAAATCCGAAATTATGTCGTCGTCTTTTTTGTCTTCTATGAGCTTTATAGATTGAATTTCTTTTAGAGAGTTATATATCGGATTATTTTTGTCCGAGTTTTTATCTATTGCAACATCAATCGAGAAACCGCCGCCGGCAATGAATCCAAATACGACAATAAAAATTAAAGGGAATAGCAAATTAAAAACAAATGCGGATGGATTTCTGAAAATTGCTTTTAAGCTTCCTTTGGTGATCGCCCAAAGCGCGCGGAATTGAGAATACTTTTTATTCATCTCTAAGCTCCCTTCCGGTCAGCTCAAGAAAGACGTCTTCCAGACTTGCCTCTTTTAGTTGCGCGTGTCTCTTAAATCCCCGAGTCAGCAAATCGTCTATCAGGTTGCCGGGCGATTCTATTACAAGAATTTTTCCATGGTCGATTATTCCCACGCGTTCGCATAAATATTCCGCTTCATCCATGTAATGCGTTGTCAGCATTACAGTTGTACCTTTATCCTGAATTTTTTTCACAAGCTGCCAGAGATTTCTTCGTGCCTGCGGGTCAAGTCCGGTTGTGGGTTCATCGAGAAAAATTATTTTAGGTCTGTTAATGAGAGTGGTTGCAATTGAAAATCGTTGCTTTTGTCCGCCTGAAAGCTCTTTGTATTTGCTCTTTGCTTTTTCTTTCAGGTCAACAAGATTTAAAATCTCATCAATGTTAACATCAACGTTATAAAGTCCGCCGAACAATTCAACCAATTCATCAAGATGCAGATTAGGATAATATCCCGCCGCCTGAAGCTGAACTCCGATTATTTGTTTTATTTTATTCTGGTCCTTATCGATTGAAAGCCCGTCAATGATAACTTCACCCGAAGTTTTCGGACGGAGTGTTTCCATAATTTCGAGTGTAGTTGTCTTGCCCGCACCGTTTGGTCCAAGCAGTCCAAATATCTCGCCTTTATAAACGTCAAAGCTGATGCCATTCACGGCAGTCAGGTCTTTATATTTCTTAACTAAATTTCGGACTTCGATTATTTTTTCCTTCATACGTTGTACATATAATAAAAGGGCAATGCCCTTTTAAATTTCGTGTCACTCTGAAAGAAGT
Protein-coding regions in this window:
- a CDS encoding heavy metal translocating P-type ATPase, which codes for MDTNENESIKKIILPVSGLSCASCAISVESILKAQEGVKDVNVNFADKSTLIRYNPDKITIAQMQKAVDSIGYKLIDDTKKDKHEGMKNDMQGMNGMDHSQHMMMTDEAVLKRKVIVAIIFSLPLVVIAMFIHHMHNANYIMFALSLPVIFYSGIEFYITAFKQLRHLSSNMDTLVSLGTGAAFILSVINTFFPSYLLESGLEATVYYEAAAVVITLVLLGRYFEAKATGKTSDALKKLINLQPKIATVIRLGQEQQIPVSDIVVGYIILIKPGESIPVDGIISEGYSVIDESAVTGEPLPVEKKTGDTVISGTINKSGSFKMKARKVGSETMLAKIIELVREAQVSKAPIQKIADKISGIFVPVVLVIAVITFIVWMIAGPLPPFAYAFVTSVTVLVIACPCALGLATPTAIMVGIGKAANHGILFKDAASLEKFRTANCILMDKTGTITEGKPQVENVEWFVPFDDVNKYSQILLSIESLSEHPLAKSISDYFKNLKIEKISLEKFDNIPGSGIIAVSNNVKYYVGSKQFVVKNENWVPDENKIKDAITGSVVYFASDNELLARVFISDKVKDTSKLAISTLQSEGLEVFMATGDNRITAEKVAGEVGINPQHVYAGVTPDKKNEIVKELQSKGKKVIMVGDGINDSPALAQADIGVAVGSGTDIAIESASVVLMKNDLLNLVYALKISNQTVKTIKENLFWAFIYNVIGIPIAAGVLYPINGYLLNPMLAGAAMAFSSLSVVLNSLRLKAKK
- a CDS encoding HAD family hydrolase; this encodes MSENLHTILNNCEVMLFDVCNTFMFGTDRFSEKENYLETYKKIGGNNLNPDEIKKIISELLKLMVTESRNETLFESIPPIHEYINRLEISKNLSEEEKFKIERVFELHEVGTVSQEYIDILKKLSKKYELGIISNICSNSKIFKQAFDAAGISDLFEVVVFSSEHNFIKPSPKIFQEAVKNFDVPLEKIVYVGDHLIRDVLGAQSIGIKAIWVETQQRWKYDKPIIPDAQIKHLRELILN
- a CDS encoding carboxylate-amine ligase, with the protein product MLYTLGIEEEFQIVDPETRELHSHVQQMFDSGKQVLKENLKPEMHQSVVEIGTDICKDIKDARRQVTKMRSDLAQIAIANGMRIAAAGTHPFSHWHDQKITDHPRYREIINEMQETARANLIFGLHVHVGLDNRELGVQIMNAARYFIPHIFALSTNSPFWLGRDTGFKSYRVKVFDKFPRTGIPDYFASVGELDTFTNLLVKTNCIDNAKKIWWDIRLHPIFNTLEFRACDVTMRIDETIAIAALVQAVVAKLHKLVKQNLDFRIYRQALIMENKWRASRYGISGKLIDFGKQKEVEFVSLAKELLEFIDDVVDELGSREEVSYIFRILQEGTGADRQLQVYKETGDLKKVVDYIIEETHRGLKIN
- a CDS encoding aminopeptidase, which codes for MLSEIQNITFDSDLSEGAKNAVNTCLRLKPNERVTIITDNNALEIAAALASEVKKVGSEYSVFVMEDYAQRPLKHMPQPILDDLAKSQVSIFAAHPETGELRSRIDMTEVVDANRIRHAHMVNITKQIMNEGMRADFLKIDELSQKLIEKARRAKFIKATSENGTNIVGEFSPNIKWLKTSGIISVEKWGNLPGGEIFTSPKNVNGIFVVDGVVGDYLCSKYGDLINTPLTIEIENARIKKMECVNKELLEEFTAYTMTDDNSNRVGEFAIGTNLACKKVIGNILQDEKLPTIHMAFGHPYSKYTGADWVSTTHIDCVSIKNSIWFDYGDSVEQVMDKGKFLI
- a CDS encoding GIY-YIG nuclease family protein — its product is MKNFFVYILANKSNEVLYIGVTNNLLRRIIEHKQKTIKGFSYQYNTDRLIYYEQFERVELAIEREKQLKKWNRSWKNELIEKVNNNWKDLFYEIGGTDELLEIKLGFPLSRE
- a CDS encoding ABC transporter permease codes for the protein MNKKYSQFRALWAITKGSLKAIFRNPSAFVFNLLFPLIFIVVFGFIAGGGFSIDVAIDKNSDKNNPIYNSLKEIQSIKLIEDKKDDDIISDLSKGVIEGVVSIQKDANGSYVVDLKMTSASPTGGNVLKMILSQLIDKVNLSTVKIDRPVAVLKEETVQGRRYKMIDFILPGQLGFSLLSAGVFGTAFIFLILRETLVIKRFFATPVSRFAIVCGEGLSRLIFSIFTAIILIVFGHYIFGFTLVNGFITFINMLLLCVIALIIFLGFGFVVSGVATNQNSVPAIANLITLPQFLLAGTFFPISNFPTWLQPVSNFLPLTYLNDALRKISFEGASIFDVGSEIGILCIWGIVVYAIAIKVFRWE
- a CDS encoding ABC transporter ATP-binding protein, producing the protein MKEKIIEVRNLVKKYKDLTAVNGISFDVYKGEIFGLLGPNGAGKTTTLEIMETLRPKTSGEVIIDGLSIDKDQNKIKQIIGVQLQAAGYYPNLHLDELVELFGGLYNVDVNIDEILNLVDLKEKAKSKYKELSGGQKQRFSIATTLINRPKIIFLDEPTTGLDPQARRNLWQLVKKIQDKGTTVMLTTHYMDEAEYLCERVGIIDHGKILVIESPGNLIDDLLTRGFKRHAQLKEASLEDVFLELTGRELRDE